In Candidatus Nomurabacteria bacterium, a genomic segment contains:
- the typA gene encoding translational GTPase TypA gives MSTEQNIRNVAIIAHVDHGKTTLVDALLRQSKTHLKKDQAGANLIMDSNDLERERGITIFSKNASVLWHDTKINIIDTPGHTDFGGEVERVLNMADGCLLLVDAKEGPMPQTRFVLKKALAMGLRIIVVVNKIDKADAQPDHVLNQTFDLFVELGADDATLDFPVVYASAKAGKAGIEPNLNNMTDVSPIFEAILAHVPKPKGDAAKPLQMLVTTIAADNFLGRIATGRIANGVMKSGQQIVHINRLGEQKKYRMSNLMTYQGLERVETTEASAGDIVAIAGIPDATIGETLADANDPIALPLLDIEEPTVKMTFSVNDSPFAGQEGEYCTSRQIQERLVKELETDLALRVEDAPNGGWVVSGRGELHLAILIERLRREGYEFQVSRPEVILKEEDGKMLAPFDRVSVEVPEAHSGPVIQKLGARGGTMEDMETHEGITYIEFVIPTRGLFGYRNAFLTDTRGLGIMHTAFEEYRPDHSKRYERETGSLVAHETGTANAYGILNVQDRGIFFIGPGAEVYKGQVVGQNSRDEDIRVNVCKAKQLSNMRSKGDGESEHINAPKIMDLEDALDFISDDELVEVTPKAVRIRKKILDEAEARRAAKGIK, from the coding sequence ATGTCTACTGAACAAAATATTCGCAACGTCGCAATTATTGCCCACGTTGATCATGGCAAAACTACTCTAGTCGACGCCCTACTGCGTCAATCAAAAACACACCTGAAAAAAGATCAGGCTGGTGCCAATTTAATAATGGACTCTAATGATTTAGAACGTGAACGAGGTATTACCATTTTTTCAAAAAACGCCTCGGTACTTTGGCATGATACAAAGATCAACATTATTGATACCCCGGGTCACACAGACTTTGGTGGCGAAGTAGAACGAGTATTGAATATGGCTGATGGCTGTTTACTACTGGTTGATGCAAAAGAAGGACCGATGCCCCAAACCCGATTTGTATTGAAGAAGGCGCTGGCTATGGGACTGCGCATCATTGTGGTAGTAAATAAAATCGATAAGGCTGATGCGCAACCAGACCATGTACTCAATCAGACCTTTGACCTTTTTGTTGAGTTGGGTGCTGATGATGCAACACTTGATTTCCCTGTGGTCTATGCTTCAGCAAAGGCTGGCAAGGCTGGCATCGAGCCAAACTTGAACAATATGACCGATGTGTCTCCTATTTTTGAAGCTATCCTTGCCCACGTACCAAAGCCAAAAGGCGACGCTGCAAAACCGCTGCAGATGTTGGTGACCACCATTGCAGCTGATAACTTCCTTGGTCGCATTGCTACTGGTCGCATTGCCAATGGGGTCATGAAATCTGGTCAACAGATCGTGCACATCAATCGCTTGGGAGAGCAGAAGAAATATCGCATGAGCAACCTCATGACCTACCAAGGGTTGGAGCGTGTTGAAACAACTGAGGCAAGCGCCGGAGATATTGTCGCTATCGCTGGAATCCCGGATGCAACTATCGGAGAAACTCTTGCCGATGCAAATGATCCAATTGCTTTACCGCTGCTCGATATTGAAGAGCCAACAGTGAAGATGACTTTTAGTGTGAACGACTCCCCATTTGCCGGACAAGAGGGTGAGTATTGCACTTCTCGTCAGATCCAAGAACGTCTAGTTAAAGAGCTGGAAACTGACTTAGCGTTGCGAGTAGAGGATGCGCCAAATGGTGGTTGGGTAGTCTCAGGTCGCGGAGAACTTCACTTAGCTATATTAATTGAGCGCTTACGACGAGAGGGATATGAATTCCAAGTATCTCGACCTGAGGTAATTCTCAAAGAAGAAGACGGTAAGATGCTGGCTCCTTTTGATCGAGTTTCGGTTGAGGTGCCAGAAGCGCATAGTGGCCCAGTTATTCAGAAGCTGGGTGCTCGTGGTGGCACTATGGAAGATATGGAAACCCACGAAGGTATTACCTACATTGAATTTGTTATTCCGACACGTGGACTCTTTGGCTACCGCAATGCTTTCCTAACCGACACGCGGGGTTTGGGCATTATGCATACTGCTTTTGAAGAATATCGACCTGATCATAGCAAGCGATATGAGCGTGAAACTGGCTCCTTGGTTGCTCATGAAACAGGTACAGCAAATGCCTATGGAATATTGAATGTACAAGATCGCGGCATCTTTTTCATTGGTCCAGGTGCCGAGGTGTATAAAGGACAGGTAGTTGGTCAGAACTCTCGCGATGAAGATATCCGCGTGAACGTCTGTAAAGCAAAGCAGCTTTCAAACATGCGCTCTAAAGGCGATGGTGAAAGTGAGCATATCAACGCACCAAAAATTATGGACCTAGAGGATGCCCTGGACTTTATTTCTGATGATGAGCTTGTCGAAGTGACCCCTAAGGCCGTCCGCATCCGCAAAAAAATACTGGACGAAGCAGAGGCACGGCGCGCCGCAAAAGGAATTAAGTAA